Proteins encoded together in one Bradyrhizobium sp. PSBB068 window:
- a CDS encoding tetratricopeptide repeat protein, giving the protein MEDNSSGRLAIRVGHGGHAILARPLNGGYPSTDLKRAQALHQEGVAHARQDRWRPALRAFNEAVRLAPDQSGFNYCKGVALCRFDRFDDAREAFAAELRVTPTHAPALAEIGTCLARTGRTRDGIPYLQDGLRLLPKMPLAQYSLGLALLTENRRSEALAALDKAIELDAGNGEAYRTRGLAYVMDGQFDKAVDDLRAASTIDSDNYKAIIELGMNFGIAARDQQAARLFEIAAESAPTVALPQYLYGHFLINHRAFERGLSYVDRALAIDPLQAEHHVGRGFGLLGQGRIEEAVAAYRRAGELDPGSAGIAGTLLFALQHKPGVTRGELLREHQRWAMLYRPSAPLNRLAFANVPDPARKPRLGLVSADLHRHAVSFLVLRAFEALAALGYEICCYKTDSKRQDDDFSERYKEISLSWRDVSGMDDQALGQQIAEDRIDVLFDLAGHTAGNRLSLFAMRAAPIQLSWAGYVGTVGLDTYDGLIADPVEIPPEHDASYIERPIRLPDCYVCYHPPAKAPEVPPLPSLSGGRFTFGCFNRPAKLNSELGKAWARILEQVPDSRILMVYGGLGETSTRDAVYNVLGQGGMPRERVELVGETEQDKLLVAYGEVDVALDPFPYSAGVTTLEAMWMGVPTVTFVGDTFAGRHSAAHLTAAGLGSFCAHSIDDYVAMAVGWTRRRDELAELRRTLRDRVAASPLCDAPRFADNLSRELMKLWAEWCEARTNAAA; this is encoded by the coding sequence ATGGAAGACAACTCGAGCGGGCGTCTTGCGATTCGTGTGGGGCATGGCGGCCATGCAATTTTGGCGCGCCCGCTGAACGGCGGCTATCCATCGACTGACCTGAAGCGGGCGCAAGCGCTGCATCAGGAGGGCGTGGCACACGCACGCCAGGATCGCTGGCGCCCGGCGCTGCGCGCATTCAACGAAGCGGTGCGGCTCGCGCCCGATCAGTCCGGCTTCAATTATTGCAAGGGCGTCGCACTGTGCCGGTTCGATCGCTTCGACGACGCGCGCGAGGCATTCGCCGCGGAACTCAGGGTGACACCGACGCATGCGCCGGCGCTTGCCGAGATCGGCACCTGCCTCGCACGCACCGGACGCACCCGCGACGGCATTCCCTATCTCCAGGATGGATTGCGCCTGCTGCCGAAGATGCCGCTCGCACAGTACAGCCTCGGCCTTGCGCTCCTGACCGAGAACCGGCGCAGCGAGGCCCTCGCGGCGCTGGACAAGGCGATCGAGCTCGATGCCGGAAACGGGGAAGCCTATCGCACCCGCGGCCTCGCCTATGTGATGGACGGACAGTTCGACAAGGCGGTCGACGATCTCCGGGCCGCCTCGACGATCGACAGCGACAATTACAAGGCGATCATCGAGCTCGGCATGAATTTCGGCATCGCCGCGCGCGACCAGCAGGCGGCGCGGCTGTTCGAGATCGCCGCCGAAAGCGCGCCGACCGTCGCGCTGCCGCAATATCTCTACGGCCACTTTCTGATCAATCACCGCGCGTTCGAGCGCGGGCTCAGCTATGTCGACCGCGCGCTGGCGATTGATCCGCTGCAGGCGGAGCATCATGTCGGCCGCGGCTTCGGATTGCTTGGACAAGGTCGCATCGAGGAGGCCGTCGCGGCCTACCGGCGCGCCGGCGAGCTCGATCCCGGAAGCGCCGGCATCGCCGGAACCCTGCTGTTCGCACTTCAGCACAAGCCGGGCGTGACGCGCGGCGAGCTGCTGCGCGAGCACCAGCGATGGGCGATGCTGTACCGGCCGAGCGCGCCGCTCAATCGTCTTGCATTCGCCAACGTGCCGGATCCGGCGCGCAAGCCGCGGCTCGGCCTGGTGTCGGCGGACCTGCACCGGCATGCCGTGTCGTTCCTGGTGCTGCGCGCCTTCGAGGCGCTCGCCGCGCTCGGCTACGAGATCTGTTGCTACAAGACCGACAGCAAGCGGCAGGACGACGATTTCAGCGAACGCTACAAGGAAATCTCGCTGTCCTGGCGCGACGTCTCGGGGATGGACGATCAGGCCCTCGGGCAACAGATTGCCGAGGACCGTATCGATGTCCTGTTCGATCTCGCCGGCCACACCGCCGGTAACCGACTCTCGCTGTTCGCGATGCGCGCGGCGCCGATCCAGCTCAGCTGGGCCGGCTATGTCGGCACGGTCGGGCTCGACACCTATGACGGTCTGATCGCCGATCCGGTGGAGATTCCGCCGGAGCACGACGCGAGCTATATCGAGCGCCCGATCCGCCTGCCCGACTGCTATGTCTGCTATCACCCGCCGGCCAAGGCGCCCGAGGTGCCGCCGCTGCCGAGCTTGAGCGGCGGCCGCTTCACCTTCGGCTGCTTCAACCGTCCGGCGAAGCTCAACAGCGAGCTCGGCAAGGCCTGGGCGCGGATACTCGAGCAGGTGCCGGATTCCCGCATCCTGATGGTTTATGGCGGCCTCGGCGAGACCAGCACGCGCGATGCGGTCTACAACGTGCTCGGCCAGGGCGGCATGCCACGCGAGCGGGTCGAGCTGGTCGGCGAAACCGAGCAGGACAAGCTGCTTGTGGCCTACGGTGAGGTCGATGTCGCGCTCGATCCGTTTCCCTATTCTGCCGGCGTCACGACGCTCGAGGCGATGTGGATGGGCGTTCCGACCGTGACCTTCGTCGGCGATACGTTCGCCGGCCGTCACTCGGCGGCCCATCTCACCGCGGCGGGACTGGGCAGCTTTTGCGCGCACAGCATCGACGACTACGTCGCCATGGCAGTCGGATGGACGCGCCGGCGCGATGAACTCGCCGAGTTGCGCCGTACGCTGCGCGACCGCGTCGCCGCCTCGCCGCTTTGTGACGCGCCGCGCTTCGCCGACAATCTCTCGCGCGAATTGATGAAGCTCTGGGCGGAGTGGTGCGAGGCCCGCACCAACGCGGCGGCCTAG
- a CDS encoding substrate-binding domain-containing protein, translating to MKMQSSKYMLGTASVLALLASSSITPANAQASTATAGIYTGGSTLASEAFRQIFDCYMGANVGFGTAYPDGFAFDPSFPAPGKLPTTCTLTSLPIQGMYAGVGSGNGVRGFITNDPQQWYNGTVTPNPSANISINTPLPANQPATIDLANPGSPATQFGSYPYPRVDIGLSDSPLAFVGTSTTLTTSSVSFNPTQSWTTTGGALTQITLNSTSTASVAYNATVFGNPIQIPAFEVNVAIGVNTSSMTVYSAVAGTGATPGTQANQGAAIQLSTAQLCAIFTGLVTDWNDITVGKIPYLNNAGGQVLAAFDYTNIDNTGAAQRYTSSSLPIKIVYRGDGSGTSFILTNYLKAVCPLLDSTGAYGYQSIFNTTTLPSTSFSNLITRIAAVRGAGGWNNTTATNAWISAQGSGGVASAISTDSSKAGRIGYISADFTQPYTTQVGTIAAPRSAALSNEQLRSAGTYVPSHGVSPATQPASLTFIAPTPDGAAAAWADTRLKTPSTTWTWNDYNIYANVFGAVTQSGVTVTGLPVLPLTNKLNAYPLSGTTFLDLYSCYNVQADANRQTNLVNFLTTYVAGADSTDPNFDPDVSAVIENAGFHAVPVSYAQNIKKQYWGTLPTAISAAAATQTNGCLNVANGASGGAK from the coding sequence ATGAAAATGCAATCGTCCAAATACATGCTCGGCACCGCTTCGGTGCTCGCCCTGCTCGCGTCCTCGAGCATCACGCCCGCGAACGCGCAGGCCTCCACCGCCACTGCCGGCATCTACACGGGCGGCAGCACGCTCGCCTCGGAAGCCTTCCGCCAGATCTTCGACTGCTACATGGGCGCCAACGTCGGCTTCGGCACCGCCTATCCCGACGGCTTCGCGTTCGACCCGAGCTTCCCGGCGCCGGGCAAGCTGCCGACCACCTGCACGCTGACGAGCCTGCCGATACAAGGCATGTATGCCGGCGTCGGCAGCGGCAACGGCGTGCGCGGCTTCATCACCAACGATCCGCAGCAGTGGTACAACGGCACGGTCACGCCGAACCCGTCGGCCAACATCTCGATCAACACGCCGCTGCCCGCGAACCAGCCCGCGACGATCGACCTCGCCAATCCGGGAAGCCCGGCGACCCAGTTCGGCAGCTATCCCTATCCGCGCGTCGACATCGGCCTGTCGGATTCGCCGCTGGCCTTCGTTGGTACGTCCACGACGCTGACCACGTCGTCGGTCAGCTTCAACCCGACGCAGAGCTGGACCACCACCGGCGGCGCGCTGACCCAGATCACGCTGAACAGCACCTCGACGGCTTCGGTCGCCTACAACGCCACGGTGTTCGGCAATCCGATCCAGATCCCGGCTTTCGAAGTCAACGTCGCGATCGGCGTCAACACCAGCTCGATGACCGTCTACTCGGCGGTCGCCGGCACCGGCGCCACGCCGGGCACCCAGGCCAACCAGGGCGCGGCCATCCAGCTCTCGACCGCGCAGCTGTGCGCGATCTTTACCGGCCTCGTGACCGACTGGAACGACATCACCGTCGGCAAGATCCCGTACCTCAACAACGCCGGCGGCCAAGTGCTCGCGGCCTTCGACTACACCAACATCGACAACACAGGCGCGGCACAACGCTACACGAGCTCGTCCTTGCCGATCAAGATCGTGTACCGCGGCGATGGCAGCGGCACGAGCTTCATCCTGACCAACTATCTCAAGGCCGTCTGCCCGCTGCTCGATTCCACCGGTGCGTACGGTTACCAGTCGATCTTCAACACCACAACCCTGCCGAGCACCAGTTTCTCGAACCTGATCACCCGCATCGCTGCGGTCCGTGGCGCGGGAGGCTGGAACAACACGACGGCGACGAACGCCTGGATCAGCGCGCAAGGCAGCGGAGGCGTGGCATCTGCGATCAGCACCGACAGCAGCAAGGCCGGCCGTATCGGATACATCAGCGCCGACTTCACCCAGCCCTACACCACACAGGTTGGGACCATCGCTGCGCCGCGCTCGGCGGCTCTGTCGAACGAGCAGCTGCGCAGTGCCGGCACCTATGTTCCGAGCCACGGAGTGTCGCCAGCGACTCAGCCGGCGAGCTTGACATTTATCGCACCGACACCGGATGGCGCCGCTGCCGCGTGGGCTGACACGAGGCTCAAGACGCCCTCCACGACCTGGACCTGGAACGACTACAACATCTACGCCAACGTGTTCGGCGCTGTCACCCAGTCGGGCGTGACCGTCACCGGCCTGCCGGTGTTGCCGCTCACCAACAAGCTGAACGCCTATCCGCTCAGCGGCACGACGTTCCTCGACCTGTACAGCTGCTACAACGTCCAGGCCGACGCCAACCGCCAAACCAACCTGGTCAACTTCCTGACCACCTACGTTGCCGGTGCCGACTCGACCGATCCGAACTTCGATCCGGACGTCTCGGCGGTGATCGAGAATGCCGGCTTCCACGCGGTGCCGGTCAGCTATGCGCAGAACATCAAGAAGCAGTACTGGGGCACGCTGCCGACCGCCATCAGCGCGGCTGCCGCTACCCAGACGAACGGCTGCTTGAACGTGGCCAACGGCGCCAGCGGCGGCGCCAAGTAA
- the gspG gene encoding type II secretion system major pseudopilin GspG, whose product MSKQNSILVSGRLERHKTRQGERGFTLVEMLVVIAIIGLIMGLVGPRVLSYLSESKVKAAKIQMRSFASALDLFQLDTGRYPTTAEGLTALVQRTSGAPNWNGPYLKGGVVPNDPWSHPYIYRAPGERDAYDILSYGSDGQEGGSGTAGDISLDKLTSAASNE is encoded by the coding sequence ATGTCGAAGCAAAATTCCATCCTTGTTTCCGGGCGTCTCGAGCGACACAAGACGCGGCAGGGCGAGCGGGGATTCACGCTTGTCGAGATGCTGGTCGTCATCGCCATCATCGGCCTGATCATGGGATTGGTCGGCCCGCGCGTGCTGAGCTACCTGAGTGAATCGAAGGTCAAGGCCGCCAAGATCCAGATGCGGAGCTTTGCGAGCGCGCTCGACCTGTTCCAGCTCGATACCGGTCGTTACCCGACGACTGCAGAGGGGCTCACGGCGCTGGTGCAGCGAACGTCTGGCGCGCCCAACTGGAACGGTCCTTATCTCAAGGGCGGCGTGGTTCCAAATGATCCGTGGAGTCATCCCTATATCTATCGGGCGCCCGGCGAACGCGATGCCTACGATATTCTCTCCTATGGCTCCGATGGTCAGGAGGGTGGCAGCGGGACCGCCGGCGACATCTCGTTGGACAAGCTGACGAGCGCCGCCAGCAACGAGTGA
- the gspD gene encoding type II secretion system secretin GspD, which produces MRIDNRTAGDTEPSAQSGQQRLGVRHPRKALIATCLALAGLLGGCMMDKSIDLPGRDQVTDPIRDADLRARWNGPVGGTSGAAASARTQPMVFPGADQDLAAPPTQRDAVTATTTRFASAVDGDVATESGGIELNFDNADIPTVAKSVIGDSLGMNYIVDPRVQGTITLASAQRIPRKDVLPIFESVLRMSNAALLREDNLIRIVPLPEAAGAGVSVVGAGQPGYGVSIVPLRFVSAAAIGKTAESFLSRPGAVRVDQARNVLLIQGTASERQAALGVIGTLDVEWLRNQSVGLYPLKSTAPETMIRELEKVFDTADGGQGQGVIKFQPVSRMNAVLAVSKNSKVLERATQWVRRLDRSDPTGTTVRVYSLRFGNARSIARILNEMFVGRNSQSASDSQTSATAPGQSGTTSRIDSLGAGTLSSSNNPTTSPQGGTQNSGGTNGNAAQVGFSDRKDDDQDMPGAGGGGTGLGSLPRGVFQNVRVTADKSTNAIMVYSNQEDYQVIERAIESLDRPRLQVAVDAMVAEVTLTDQLQYGVQAYLTSANAGAGPDKGSVGLFSAAQSAAQTALLARVLPGFNLLLGAEANPKLVLSALSNLTTVKVLSAPSLVVADNEPAILEVGDQVPISTGSTVTGLNVVSSISRQNTGIILKVLPHVHPNGSIELEIEQEVSNVVNPAGASAQNLTPTISQRRIHSTVGTSSGQTVLLGGLIKEDDERSVAGLPGLNQIKYLGDLLSQKSDTKLRSEIIVFVTTKLVRNGHDAQVVAEEFRERLDSMRRAPSTFDVPGAARPAVARK; this is translated from the coding sequence ATGCGCATTGACAACCGAACTGCCGGCGACACCGAACCATCGGCGCAGAGCGGGCAACAGAGACTCGGCGTGCGGCACCCTCGCAAGGCGTTGATCGCCACATGTCTTGCGCTCGCCGGCCTGCTCGGCGGCTGCATGATGGACAAGAGCATCGACTTGCCCGGACGCGACCAGGTTACCGATCCGATCCGCGATGCCGACCTGCGGGCGCGCTGGAACGGCCCGGTCGGCGGAACGTCCGGCGCAGCGGCCTCCGCGCGCACGCAACCCATGGTGTTTCCCGGCGCCGATCAGGATCTCGCTGCACCGCCGACGCAGCGCGACGCCGTCACGGCGACGACGACGCGCTTCGCGAGCGCCGTTGACGGCGACGTCGCTACCGAGAGCGGCGGCATCGAGCTGAACTTCGACAACGCCGATATTCCGACCGTGGCGAAATCCGTCATCGGCGACAGCCTCGGAATGAACTATATCGTCGACCCGCGCGTGCAGGGCACGATCACGCTGGCCTCCGCGCAACGGATTCCGCGCAAAGACGTGCTGCCGATCTTCGAGAGCGTGCTGCGAATGTCGAATGCGGCGCTGCTGCGCGAAGACAATCTGATCCGCATCGTGCCGCTGCCGGAGGCCGCGGGCGCCGGCGTCTCTGTCGTCGGTGCGGGACAGCCCGGCTATGGCGTCTCGATCGTACCACTGCGTTTCGTCTCTGCCGCGGCCATCGGCAAGACGGCGGAGAGCTTCCTGTCGCGGCCCGGCGCCGTTCGCGTCGATCAAGCCCGCAACGTGTTGTTGATCCAGGGTACCGCCTCCGAGCGACAGGCGGCGCTTGGCGTCATCGGCACGCTTGATGTGGAGTGGCTGCGCAATCAGTCGGTCGGGCTCTATCCGCTGAAGTCGACCGCGCCCGAGACCATGATCCGCGAGCTCGAGAAGGTCTTCGACACCGCCGACGGCGGACAGGGACAGGGCGTGATCAAGTTTCAGCCGGTGTCGCGCATGAACGCCGTGCTGGCGGTGAGCAAGAACAGCAAGGTGCTGGAGCGCGCCACCCAATGGGTGCGGCGGCTGGATCGTTCCGACCCCACCGGCACGACGGTGCGGGTCTACAGCCTGCGCTTCGGCAACGCGCGCAGCATTGCCCGCATCCTCAACGAGATGTTCGTCGGCCGCAATTCGCAATCGGCCAGTGACAGCCAGACCAGTGCGACCGCGCCCGGTCAGAGCGGAACGACGTCGCGCATCGACTCGCTCGGTGCCGGCACCCTCAGCAGCAGCAACAATCCGACGACGTCGCCGCAGGGCGGCACCCAGAACTCGGGCGGCACCAACGGCAACGCGGCCCAGGTCGGATTCTCCGATCGCAAGGACGACGACCAGGATATGCCGGGGGCGGGCGGCGGCGGAACGGGGCTGGGTTCGCTGCCGCGCGGCGTGTTTCAGAACGTTCGCGTCACTGCCGACAAATCGACCAACGCCATCATGGTCTATTCGAACCAGGAAGATTATCAGGTGATCGAGCGGGCGATCGAGTCGCTCGATCGCCCGCGGCTGCAGGTCGCCGTCGATGCGATGGTCGCCGAGGTCACGCTCACGGACCAGCTGCAATATGGCGTGCAGGCCTATCTGACCAGCGCCAACGCCGGCGCCGGCCCTGACAAGGGATCGGTCGGCCTGTTCAGCGCCGCGCAATCCGCCGCGCAGACCGCCCTGCTCGCGCGCGTGCTGCCCGGCTTCAACCTGTTGCTCGGTGCCGAGGCCAATCCGAAGCTGGTCCTCAGCGCGCTGTCCAATCTCACCACCGTCAAGGTGTTGTCGGCTCCGTCGCTCGTGGTCGCCGACAACGAGCCGGCGATCCTCGAGGTCGGTGACCAGGTGCCGATCTCGACTGGCAGCACCGTCACCGGCCTCAATGTGGTCAGCAGCATCAGCCGCCAGAACACCGGCATCATCTTGAAGGTGCTGCCGCACGTGCATCCGAATGGATCGATCGAGCTCGAAATCGAGCAGGAGGTCTCCAATGTCGTCAATCCGGCCGGCGCGAGCGCCCAGAACCTGACGCCGACCATCTCGCAGCGGCGGATCCACTCGACGGTCGGCACCAGCAGCGGCCAGACCGTGCTGCTTGGCGGCCTCATCAAGGAGGACGACGAGCGCTCGGTGGCCGGACTGCCCGGCCTCAACCAGATCAAATATCTCGGCGACCTGCTGAGCCAGAAGAGCGACACCAAGCTCCGCTCGGAGATCATCGTGTTCGTCACGACGAAGCTCGTGCGCAACGGCCACGATGCCCAGGTGGTCGCCGAGGAATTCCGCGAGCGCCTCGACAGCATGCGGCGCGCACCGTCGACCTTCGATGTGCCGGGCGCGGCACGGCCGGCCGTCGCGCGCAAATGA